From one Stieleria sp. JC731 genomic stretch:
- a CDS encoding phosphotransferase: MSAIPTEVLRLLDTLKVERIATIAGGMSGAAAFRCDSANGFPAFALKCWPAQTSLDRVRQIHEHVTSLANELAFIPSYQTQRDGKTWFVDSAGRAWEVSKWMPGQPLSANASREQITIGAIALSAVHRQMSRLECANRPSSAIQDRLSRFQSISAPLSKCLDSNLSGPVPNRTGTDPEQVLQAIRSACQLLRRCWQNRSRLLSSQLAQFQTCYVPQHWILRDVHREHVLFEQGRVSGIIDFDAMRFDTPLVDFARWLGGFDSFWEAPESVTSEIMAEASASQPFLQSPISSPLLDHTGEPIRTTTDTEFGIVDSQSAAIPGVRAPEPNVGSPAGLQALQTADSIKLVVMIARATLWLSLGNWVVWLLDESRQFPDLGRVAERIGRLTDYASCDAEH, encoded by the coding sequence ATGTCCGCAATTCCAACCGAAGTCCTGCGACTTCTGGATACTCTGAAGGTTGAACGCATCGCGACGATTGCCGGAGGCATGAGTGGCGCGGCAGCATTCCGATGCGACTCCGCAAATGGATTTCCGGCGTTTGCTCTCAAATGCTGGCCTGCGCAGACTTCACTCGACCGTGTTCGGCAGATTCACGAGCACGTTACCAGCCTAGCAAACGAGCTAGCATTCATCCCAAGCTATCAAACGCAGCGGGATGGTAAGACATGGTTCGTCGATTCCGCCGGGCGAGCTTGGGAGGTCTCGAAATGGATGCCCGGGCAACCATTGTCAGCAAACGCATCACGCGAGCAAATCACCATTGGGGCCATAGCACTCTCGGCGGTGCATCGCCAAATGAGTCGCCTGGAATGTGCCAATCGCCCATCTTCAGCGATCCAAGATCGGCTCAGTCGATTTCAAAGCATTTCCGCTCCGCTTTCTAAATGCCTTGATAGCAACCTGTCGGGGCCTGTCCCCAATCGAACGGGGACAGACCCCGAACAGGTTTTGCAGGCAATCCGATCGGCTTGTCAGCTCCTACGGCGTTGCTGGCAAAATCGCTCTCGATTGCTTTCATCTCAGCTGGCGCAGTTCCAAACGTGCTATGTCCCCCAGCACTGGATTTTGCGGGATGTCCATCGCGAACATGTGCTTTTCGAACAGGGGCGTGTGTCGGGAATCATTGATTTCGACGCCATGCGTTTTGATACGCCTCTGGTCGATTTTGCTCGCTGGCTGGGTGGGTTTGATAGCTTCTGGGAAGCCCCGGAATCCGTCACCTCAGAAATCATGGCGGAAGCCTCTGCCTCACAGCCATTTCTCCAAAGCCCGATCTCGTCACCCCTGCTCGACCACACTGGCGAGCCGATAAGGACCACCACTGATACGGAATTCGGCATCGTTGATTCCCAGTCGGCAGCGATACCGGGTGTTCGAGCACCGGAGCCGAATGTCGGTTCACCCGCCGGTTTGCAAGCTTTGCAGACGGCCGATTCTATTAAACTAGTAGTGATGATCGCCCGAGCGACACTTTGGCTCAGCTTGGGCAACTGGGTGGTTTGGCTACTCGACGAGTCGAGACAATTTCCTGATTTAGGCCGGGTCGCCGAGCGAATTGGTCGATTGACCGATTACGCCTCATGCGATGCTGAACATTGA
- a CDS encoding protein-disulfide reductase DsbD family protein, translating to MNRIDNPTQMMRRLKMKLSRHSSVPSLLSWSLTGIVIMMLTLNASPAMAQLDSSAFNPNGFGQADSFGGGDDVFDSINFGSLATNSAEPYQFSAKYFASGGKGRVEVEATIGKAWHIYSTTQPSGGPLPTKLAIKSPASVKITGPAEPDEPPTKSVSDIYPGVTIEEHEGTVIWSAPISLPVGYEGDIEVEIQSLVCKTGGSCMPANETLVAIHSGPFTEQLSVSTAADQDGNTDPFASESSKATKFQDEDYEVSWLAGVSTSIAPGQRGQILFRAKPSGSYHVYSAKTDDSRNATNFVVTEKDGLKVGKPFTEQPLIKSEVLPSVRYHDGDATWSLPIAVPESAKAKAYEIKGYVAYQACNDSSCLQPMAFEFTATVNVAKETDESLLPVKITSAKYVNALDAAGQNQWVDPVDPISTDKPQLSSDSQSSDELIADNGIENGDDEDDAAAVLIEQPGRKAALPFILLLAFGGGIILNLMPCVLPVVGLKVMSFVQQAGEDRKRVMLLNFAYVAGIMTVFGLLTCLAVFASFGWGQQLAYFPVRLGLTVLVFALALSYLGVWELPTPGIATGGKSQDLQQREGPVGAFFTGVFATLMATPCSGPLLGAALAYTISLPGPEKAAVLLTVGLGMSMPYVILGIFPKLVSFLPKPGNWMVTLKEFLAFLFLGTVAFFFNQFSDAQKLPVFVTLIGVWFGCWIIGKVPPWESMKKQIRGWSIGVVSAVLIGIASFSYLTAKPVIRAEGGGVEYIVDDHLRWEKYDEQRLKDLHAMGKTVMLDFTASWCVNCIVNKEVALDTEQTRKMLETLDGVAMLADLTDQPEDLVRKLETELGSKSIPMLAIYPGKSPKQPIILRDLVTQGMVLNALESAGPSVGGATQNESVTTAQSELKALSESKTQSTRYISAPASTADNH from the coding sequence ATGAATCGAATCGATAACCCAACGCAAATGATGCGGCGACTAAAGATGAAACTATCCCGCCATAGCTCGGTACCTTCATTGCTTTCATGGTCCCTCACGGGCATCGTGATAATGATGCTGACCTTGAACGCTTCACCGGCGATGGCGCAGCTCGATAGCTCCGCATTCAACCCCAACGGATTTGGGCAAGCCGATTCGTTTGGCGGTGGCGACGATGTCTTCGACAGCATCAACTTTGGAAGCCTAGCGACAAATTCGGCCGAGCCTTACCAGTTCTCTGCAAAGTACTTCGCCAGTGGCGGCAAAGGCCGTGTCGAGGTCGAAGCAACCATTGGCAAAGCTTGGCATATCTACTCGACAACGCAGCCATCCGGTGGCCCCCTGCCAACCAAGCTGGCGATTAAGTCGCCCGCATCTGTGAAGATCACCGGTCCGGCTGAACCTGATGAGCCACCGACCAAGAGCGTTTCTGACATCTATCCCGGTGTCACGATCGAAGAACACGAAGGCACCGTCATTTGGTCGGCACCGATCAGCCTGCCTGTCGGATACGAAGGCGACATCGAAGTCGAAATCCAATCACTGGTTTGCAAGACCGGCGGATCCTGCATGCCAGCCAACGAAACGTTGGTCGCCATTCATTCAGGCCCGTTTACCGAACAGCTTTCGGTATCCACCGCTGCTGATCAAGATGGCAATACAGACCCATTCGCATCGGAGTCTTCTAAAGCCACGAAATTCCAAGACGAAGATTACGAAGTGTCATGGCTTGCTGGCGTTTCAACATCGATCGCACCTGGGCAACGCGGCCAAATCCTTTTCCGGGCAAAGCCATCTGGATCGTATCACGTCTACAGCGCCAAAACCGACGACAGCCGCAACGCGACCAACTTCGTCGTCACCGAAAAAGACGGTTTGAAAGTCGGCAAGCCATTCACCGAACAACCGTTGATCAAGTCAGAAGTCTTGCCTTCTGTCCGATACCACGATGGCGATGCGACTTGGTCACTTCCGATCGCGGTACCAGAATCTGCAAAAGCGAAAGCCTACGAGATTAAAGGCTACGTCGCTTACCAAGCGTGTAACGACAGCAGTTGCCTGCAACCGATGGCGTTTGAATTCACCGCGACGGTTAACGTTGCGAAGGAAACCGACGAATCATTGCTTCCGGTCAAGATTACGTCGGCAAAGTACGTGAACGCTCTTGATGCGGCGGGCCAAAACCAATGGGTTGATCCGGTCGACCCGATCTCGACAGACAAACCACAACTTTCATCCGACTCGCAGTCTAGCGATGAGCTGATCGCGGACAACGGAATTGAAAACGGCGATGACGAAGACGACGCGGCAGCCGTGTTGATTGAACAACCCGGACGCAAAGCGGCGTTGCCGTTTATCCTGCTGCTCGCATTTGGTGGCGGCATCATTTTGAATCTGATGCCTTGCGTGTTACCGGTTGTCGGTTTGAAAGTGATGAGCTTCGTGCAGCAAGCAGGTGAAGATCGTAAACGCGTGATGCTGCTTAACTTTGCCTACGTCGCCGGGATCATGACAGTCTTCGGGCTGCTGACATGCTTGGCCGTGTTTGCGTCCTTTGGCTGGGGACAACAGTTAGCATATTTCCCAGTGCGTCTGGGACTGACCGTTCTGGTCTTTGCGTTGGCATTGTCATACTTGGGTGTTTGGGAACTGCCCACACCAGGTATCGCAACGGGTGGAAAGTCACAAGATCTACAGCAACGCGAAGGGCCCGTCGGTGCGTTCTTTACCGGAGTGTTCGCGACGCTAATGGCCACGCCTTGCAGCGGCCCGCTTCTTGGAGCCGCACTGGCGTATACGATTTCATTACCGGGCCCTGAAAAAGCCGCTGTGCTTTTGACCGTCGGTCTCGGAATGTCGATGCCTTACGTGATCCTAGGAATCTTTCCAAAGCTGGTCAGTTTTCTACCCAAGCCTGGCAATTGGATGGTCACGCTGAAAGAGTTCCTCGCGTTCCTTTTCTTAGGCACCGTGGCATTCTTTTTCAACCAATTCAGCGACGCACAGAAGTTACCCGTATTCGTGACGCTCATCGGCGTTTGGTTCGGCTGCTGGATCATCGGCAAGGTGCCACCGTGGGAATCGATGAAGAAACAGATCCGCGGTTGGTCAATCGGTGTTGTCAGCGCTGTCTTGATTGGCATCGCATCGTTTTCTTACCTGACCGCCAAACCAGTCATTCGCGCCGAAGGCGGTGGTGTTGAATACATCGTTGACGATCACTTGCGATGGGAAAAGTACGACGAACAACGCTTGAAAGACCTGCACGCGATGGGTAAGACCGTCATGCTGGACTTCACCGCGTCGTGGTGCGTCAACTGCATCGTCAACAAAGAGGTTGCCTTGGATACCGAGCAGACTCGCAAAATGCTCGAGACGCTTGACGGTGTTGCCATGCTCGCTGACTTGACCGATCAACCCGAAGACCTGGTTCGCAAGCTCGAAACAGAACTGGGCAGTAAGTCGATTCCGATGCTGGCGATCTACCCTGGAAAGTCACCCAAGCAGCCCATCATTCTGCGAGACTTGGTCACTCAGGGTATGGTGCTAAACGCTTTGGAATCAGCCGGACCAAGTGTCGGCGGTGCAACGCAAAACGAATCCGTCACCACAGCCCAATCAGAGTTGAAAGCTCTGTCAGAGTCAAAAACCCAGTCCACTCGCTACATTTCAGCTCCGGCTTCGACTGCAGACAATCATTGA
- a CDS encoding tRNA modification GTPase, giving the protein MVDICETIIAIATPPTQAVRGAIRLSGSESLDVISRLGIEPVSLTRPHRIDGEIDLGSPLGSVPVRVLIWPTARSYTGQPSVELHTYGSLPILQSIVDAATSVGARAARPGEFTMRAFLAGRLDLAQAEAVLGVIDAESRGALDHALRQLAGNLSKPIESLRGELLNLLADVEAGLDFVDEDIQFIEDDHLISRLESIADSIAEARTQMDQRRGDKSGWTLALRGLPNAGKSSLINALTGREAAIVTDVAGTTRDVVSVEIELDGYNLLLADTAGLEIVEGESPDDQIMRQAQSHAGRAGHDADIRLWCVDYTDQNFQQDADKVRVLATEKRRSSIDLWIATKCDHPDTNPPSPWLATSAQEGTGIDQLKQIIVDSIEQQSSGDSTSVIGTAARCRGSLQAAEEAIASALAYVRGEDGHEYVSSELRLAVSNLGEVTGAVYTDDILDRVFSRFCIGK; this is encoded by the coding sequence ATGGTCGACATCTGCGAGACAATCATTGCCATCGCAACACCGCCGACCCAAGCGGTGCGCGGTGCGATCCGATTGTCAGGTTCTGAATCATTGGATGTCATCAGTCGATTGGGAATCGAACCCGTTTCGCTAACACGACCGCACCGCATCGACGGCGAAATTGATTTAGGTTCGCCGCTGGGTTCTGTCCCCGTCCGCGTTTTAATCTGGCCGACCGCGCGAAGCTATACCGGCCAACCATCGGTCGAACTGCATACCTACGGTTCGCTGCCGATTCTGCAGTCGATCGTTGATGCCGCCACATCGGTCGGTGCCCGCGCGGCAAGACCAGGCGAGTTCACGATGCGAGCCTTTCTAGCAGGACGGTTAGACTTAGCCCAAGCCGAAGCGGTCTTGGGTGTCATTGATGCCGAATCACGTGGTGCGCTTGATCATGCGCTGCGTCAGTTGGCTGGCAACCTTTCAAAACCGATCGAATCGCTTCGTGGGGAATTGCTGAACCTTCTTGCGGATGTCGAAGCCGGGTTGGACTTTGTCGACGAGGATATCCAATTCATCGAAGACGATCACCTAATCTCGCGATTGGAATCGATCGCAGATTCCATCGCCGAAGCTCGCACCCAAATGGACCAGCGCCGTGGTGACAAATCTGGTTGGACCCTGGCGCTACGCGGATTGCCCAACGCCGGTAAAAGCAGTTTGATTAATGCATTGACCGGACGTGAAGCGGCGATCGTCACGGACGTGGCCGGTACAACCCGTGACGTCGTTTCGGTTGAAATTGAGCTGGACGGTTACAACCTGTTGCTAGCCGACACAGCAGGACTGGAAATCGTCGAAGGCGAATCGCCAGACGACCAAATCATGCGACAAGCTCAATCCCATGCTGGCCGTGCGGGGCATGACGCAGATATCCGCCTTTGGTGCGTCGACTACACCGACCAAAATTTCCAGCAAGATGCCGACAAGGTGCGTGTCCTTGCGACTGAAAAGCGGCGATCGTCAATCGATCTGTGGATCGCGACTAAATGCGATCACCCCGATACCAATCCGCCGTCACCGTGGCTGGCAACCAGCGCACAAGAAGGTACCGGGATCGATCAACTAAAACAGATCATCGTCGATTCGATCGAGCAACAAAGCTCTGGCGATTCGACGTCGGTCATCGGGACCGCAGCTCGCTGCCGCGGTAGCTTACAAGCCGCAGAAGAAGCCATCGCTTCGGCGCTGGCTTATGTTCGTGGCGAAGACGGCCACGAATACGTTAGTAGCGAATTGCGTTTAGCGGTTTCAAATCTTGGCGAAGTCACCGGAGCGGTCTACACCGATGACATTTTGGATCGCGTCTTCAGCCGATTCTGTATCGGCAAATAG
- a CDS encoding redoxin domain-containing protein translates to MTSAAVLATLLVHASELSAKDPIAVGDKAPDFELPVQGKDEYVTLSELVEDGPVVVVVLRGYPGYQCPICSRQVSGLFNRTKALTAAAGDQPRRVVLVYPGPENQLDRRADEFMGAKRMPETFVFVRDPDMKMVTEWGLRWDAPRETAYPSTYVIGPGRRVKWSKISHSHGDRATVEDILKGLRQ, encoded by the coding sequence ATGACCTCCGCTGCCGTGCTTGCGACCCTGCTGGTGCACGCTTCCGAATTGTCCGCGAAAGACCCGATTGCGGTCGGCGATAAGGCCCCAGATTTTGAACTGCCTGTGCAAGGCAAGGATGAATACGTGACCCTGTCTGAACTGGTTGAAGACGGTCCCGTGGTCGTTGTCGTGCTTCGCGGTTATCCCGGATATCAGTGCCCGATTTGCAGCCGCCAAGTAAGCGGACTATTCAATCGCACCAAAGCGTTGACCGCTGCCGCTGGCGATCAACCACGCCGAGTGGTCTTGGTCTATCCCGGCCCCGAAAACCAACTGGACCGTCGTGCGGATGAGTTCATGGGTGCGAAGCGAATGCCCGAAACATTCGTCTTTGTACGCGACCCTGATATGAAAATGGTCACCGAATGGGGACTACGCTGGGACGCACCCCGCGAAACTGCTTACCCCTCCACCTATGTCATCGGCCCCGGCCGCCGAGTCAAATGGAGCAAGATCAGCCACTCTCATGGCGATCGGGCAACGGTTGAAGATATCCTCAAAGGCTTGCGGCAATAA
- a CDS encoding response regulator — protein MMSAKVLVVDRSEMVRDLHSFLLQCGGFQVEAAENGSEATEILLRRRFDLIVTGLNMPKMDGYSLTKSIRAAKGYENTPIMMVSTESDEADKSKGYAAGVNVYVVKPATKHNLVTNAKMLLGN, from the coding sequence ATGATGTCAGCAAAAGTTTTAGTTGTCGACCGTTCGGAGATGGTGCGTGACCTGCATTCATTTCTGTTGCAGTGTGGCGGATTTCAAGTCGAGGCAGCGGAAAACGGTAGTGAGGCGACGGAGATACTACTGCGACGACGATTCGACTTGATCGTCACTGGTCTAAACATGCCAAAGATGGATGGATACAGCCTCACCAAATCGATCCGAGCTGCCAAGGGGTATGAGAATACGCCAATTATGATGGTTTCGACCGAGTCCGATGAGGCGGATAAATCTAAAGGATATGCCGCTGGGGTAAACGTCTACGTTGTTAAACCCGCAACGAAACACAATTTGGTTACAAATGCGAAGATGTTGTTGGGCAATTAG
- a CDS encoding methyl-accepting chemotaxis protein: MILAHQHELLLAQTLPIPPDLDDSEALLKRLKSDPFFASVAQLGSDLSDIDASIQQHQTSFNQLISSVDSAVDPQAVSRVKGQAHRLSELLVKGSAASRTSMNRALLVSSMMALLCVLAPIVLIRDDRDREESEHEELIAEVNPVVESPQLAEPPYTSGPSEAARAAAESINHHIDSLAVDIEGFETSIRDISVNASDVATIAREAVNSTNRTNTTITRLGERSSEIGKVVSEISAIANQTNLLALNAAIEAARAGQAGQGFAVVANEVKELAQKASASTDAICKRIDGIRADTVDAMDASRLVCEIIHRICETQDTISNAVNNQSVMVSSISRNLAEVTSGMEDLNQSFAGSGNEVSGRL; the protein is encoded by the coding sequence TTGATTCTCGCACATCAGCACGAATTGTTGTTGGCACAAACGCTTCCGATTCCGCCCGATCTGGACGACTCCGAAGCACTGCTGAAACGCTTGAAAAGCGACCCATTTTTCGCAAGCGTCGCTCAACTGGGATCAGACCTTTCGGACATCGACGCAAGTATCCAGCAACACCAGACGTCGTTCAACCAACTCATTTCATCGGTTGACTCGGCCGTAGACCCCCAAGCCGTGTCACGTGTCAAAGGTCAGGCTCACCGACTTAGCGAGCTACTTGTCAAAGGTTCTGCGGCGAGTCGCACATCAATGAATCGCGCGCTTCTAGTGAGCAGCATGATGGCTTTGTTGTGCGTGCTCGCACCAATCGTATTGATCCGCGACGATCGCGATCGTGAAGAAAGCGAGCACGAGGAACTCATCGCAGAGGTCAACCCCGTCGTTGAATCACCTCAGCTAGCTGAGCCACCGTATACTTCGGGTCCTTCGGAAGCCGCTCGTGCAGCTGCCGAATCCATCAATCATCATATTGATAGTCTTGCCGTAGATATTGAAGGTTTTGAAACGAGCATCCGTGACATCTCTGTCAACGCGTCCGACGTAGCGACAATTGCAAGAGAAGCTGTCAACTCGACCAATCGAACGAACACCACCATCACTCGTCTTGGTGAACGCAGTAGCGAGATTGGAAAAGTGGTCTCGGAAATCAGTGCGATTGCCAATCAAACAAACTTGCTTGCTCTCAATGCAGCGATTGAAGCAGCACGAGCTGGTCAGGCAGGCCAAGGATTTGCGGTCGTTGCTAACGAAGTTAAAGAACTGGCACAAAAGGCCAGCGCATCGACGGATGCGATCTGCAAACGGATCGATGGTATCCGTGCTGACACAGTCGACGCGATGGATGCCAGCAGACTTGTCTGTGAAATCATTCATCGCATCTGCGAAACCCAGGACACTATTTCTAACGCTGTTAATAATCAATCAGTGATGGTCTCGAGTATCTCTCGAAACCTGGCTGAAGTAACGTCCGGGATGGAAGACCTGAACCAATCGTTTGCAGGATCGGGAAACGAGGTCAGTGGACGGCTTTAG
- the cbiE gene encoding precorrin-6y C5,15-methyltransferase (decarboxylating) subunit CbiE: protein MTARIHIVGIGDDGLDGLTGHAKSLLTSAELVIGSTALINRLGSAVTAEKIECNGGLDELKQALADLPEKPTVLLASGDPLFYGIANYLTETIGKERFEIVPHVSSMQLAFARVKESWDDAYLSNLAVQPLDRVVDMIRSAERVGLFTTDSITPSVVAEALLDRRIDYFNAYVCENLGTPRETVTQGDLQSIRGQSFSSLNVMVLVRRTGAADLPSTRKRTRLFGNPDDVFLQSRPKRGLLTPSEVRCVALAELELQSDSIVWDVGAGSGALAIEAASIATAGKVFAIEMDAEDYNLMLQNAERFDVPSLVPIHGQAPAAWANLPDPNAVFVGGSGRVVPDLVREAASRMKEGQIVVSVSSPDNLVAVQAVLEEAGFRAEVRMINIARGQHQLDRVRFESLNPMFLIVGGK from the coding sequence GTGACCGCTCGGATTCATATTGTCGGTATTGGCGATGACGGACTGGATGGCCTAACTGGGCATGCCAAGTCGCTTTTAACGTCGGCCGAACTGGTCATCGGATCGACCGCGTTGATCAACCGCTTGGGCAGCGCCGTTACAGCGGAAAAAATCGAATGCAATGGTGGGCTTGATGAGTTGAAACAAGCCCTCGCAGATCTACCTGAAAAGCCGACCGTTTTGCTCGCAAGTGGCGACCCATTGTTTTATGGGATTGCCAACTACCTGACCGAAACGATCGGTAAAGAACGCTTTGAAATCGTGCCTCACGTCAGTTCCATGCAACTGGCGTTTGCTCGAGTCAAAGAAAGCTGGGACGATGCCTACCTTTCCAACCTTGCCGTTCAACCGCTCGATCGCGTTGTCGACATGATCCGATCGGCCGAACGTGTCGGACTATTTACCACCGACTCGATCACACCATCGGTGGTCGCCGAAGCGTTGCTTGATCGTCGTATCGACTACTTCAATGCCTATGTTTGCGAAAACCTTGGGACACCTCGCGAAACGGTAACGCAGGGTGATTTGCAATCGATCCGAGGCCAATCGTTTTCGTCGCTGAACGTGATGGTCTTGGTTCGGCGAACCGGTGCCGCCGATTTACCAAGTACTCGCAAGCGAACACGACTGTTTGGAAACCCCGACGATGTTTTCTTGCAATCCCGTCCCAAACGTGGATTGCTAACACCGTCAGAAGTTCGCTGTGTCGCTTTGGCTGAATTGGAACTGCAAAGTGATTCCATTGTCTGGGACGTTGGCGCAGGTAGCGGTGCACTGGCGATCGAAGCCGCTTCGATTGCGACCGCGGGAAAAGTCTTTGCGATCGAGATGGATGCCGAAGACTATAACTTGATGCTGCAAAACGCGGAACGTTTCGACGTCCCTTCGTTGGTTCCGATCCACGGACAAGCTCCCGCCGCATGGGCAAACCTGCCAGACCCCAACGCCGTCTTTGTCGGTGGCAGTGGACGTGTCGTTCCCGATCTCGTTCGTGAAGCCGCAAGTCGAATGAAAGAAGGGCAGATCGTGGTGAGTGTTTCCAGCCCTGACAACCTTGTTGCGGTTCAAGCGGTCTTGGAAGAAGCCGGATTTCGAGCGGAAGTTCGCATGATCAACATCGCACGAGGCCAACATCAACTTGACCGAGTTCGATTCGAATCACTCAATCCGATGTTTTTGATCGTCGGCGGAAAATGA
- a CDS encoding HEAT repeat domain-containing protein: MIVLENELKSLLGDLESEDEATCRRAIEDLGEARSVAAITPLVALIESPSSAMRELIVDALVSIGGVKTINAVIPLLNSEEPSIRNAACEILYRIGDESIDPLEQLLKHESKDVRKFAIDILSMIGNPNSEEALINALDDDDSNVAAAAAEALGEIRGTKSVDKLISSIGAADSHAWMQCSVAKSLGQIGGDTAVNTLIQLTKQEDPMVVFSAMHALSALQYETWKPVFHELAQHENEVVAEYATLTLQRYGTENLSSDQIGNACCN, encoded by the coding sequence ATGATTGTGCTTGAAAATGAACTTAAAAGTTTGCTTGGTGATTTAGAAAGTGAGGACGAAGCAACATGTCGACGTGCAATTGAAGATCTTGGTGAAGCAAGGTCCGTCGCAGCGATCACACCTTTGGTCGCTCTGATTGAATCTCCGTCATCTGCGATGCGAGAATTGATCGTTGACGCGCTGGTATCAATCGGGGGTGTAAAAACCATCAACGCTGTGATTCCTCTGCTCAACAGCGAAGAGCCTTCGATCCGAAACGCCGCGTGCGAGATACTCTATCGGATCGGTGACGAATCGATAGATCCGCTCGAACAGCTTCTAAAGCATGAAAGTAAGGACGTGCGCAAGTTTGCGATTGATATTCTTTCGATGATTGGAAATCCAAACTCCGAAGAAGCTCTCATCAATGCACTCGATGACGATGATTCCAATGTCGCTGCCGCAGCAGCCGAAGCGTTGGGAGAGATCAGGGGGACGAAGAGCGTCGACAAATTGATTAGTTCAATTGGTGCTGCCGATAGCCATGCTTGGATGCAATGTTCCGTTGCGAAGAGTCTCGGTCAAATCGGTGGTGATACTGCGGTCAATACGTTGATCCAATTGACGAAGCAAGAGGATCCAATGGTCGTCTTCTCTGCCATGCATGCATTGTCAGCGCTGCAGTACGAAACATGGAAGCCTGTTTTTCACGAACTTGCTCAGCATGAAAATGAAGTCGTCGCCGAGTATGCAACCCTGACTCTGCAAAGGTACGGTACAGAGAATTTGTCTTCTGACCAAATAGGCAATGCTTGCTGCAATTAG
- a CDS encoding PhzF family phenazine biosynthesis protein, which yields MLNDDGIELWQVDAFTDRPFAGNPAAVCVLDRFPSDRWMQDVAAEMNLSETSFVVATDRPGHFDLRWFTPATEVDLCGHATLATAHVLLERDIVDRQHPIRFNTRSGELLCEYRDHSITMDFPSTPPRPCDSDTLAREACDALGVGKAIVLQSPFDLLVIVDDGSIVESALPDFSALTKLQTRGVMLTSPSTRDGIDFVSRFFAPSCGINEDPVTGSAHCCLAPYWAQVFGRQDLVGYQASSRGGIVTCKIVGDRVHLSGNAVTVMQARLKVAIDH from the coding sequence ATGTTAAATGACGACGGAATCGAACTTTGGCAGGTGGATGCATTCACGGATCGACCCTTCGCGGGAAACCCGGCTGCCGTTTGTGTATTAGATCGATTCCCCTCAGATCGATGGATGCAAGATGTCGCGGCGGAAATGAACTTGTCCGAAACTTCCTTTGTCGTTGCGACTGATCGACCCGGACATTTCGACTTGCGTTGGTTTACGCCGGCAACAGAGGTCGATCTGTGTGGTCACGCGACACTAGCGACGGCGCACGTCTTGTTAGAACGAGACATTGTTGATCGACAACATCCAATTCGCTTTAACACACGCAGCGGCGAGCTACTTTGCGAGTATCGCGATCATTCGATCACCATGGATTTCCCATCGACCCCACCGAGGCCGTGTGACTCTGACACGCTGGCACGCGAAGCTTGCGATGCATTGGGAGTCGGCAAGGCGATTGTTCTGCAAAGTCCGTTTGACTTGTTGGTGATTGTTGATGACGGGTCTATCGTCGAATCGGCTCTTCCAGATTTTAGTGCCCTGACCAAGTTGCAAACACGTGGTGTGATGCTGACGAGTCCAAGTACCCGCGATGGGATTGATTTCGTTTCACGATTCTTTGCACCAAGCTGTGGGATCAACGAGGATCCGGTGACCGGGTCGGCGCATTGTTGCTTGGCACCGTACTGGGCGCAAGTATTTGGCAGGCAAGATCTCGTTGGCTATCAAGCTTCCTCGCGCGGCGGAATCGTGACGTGCAAGATAGTCGGTGATCGTGTCCACTTAAGCGGAAACGCCGTGACGGTGATGCAAGCTCGTCTCAAAGTCGCCATCGATCACTAA